A segment of the Halovivax limisalsi genome:
AGCCGCTCGCGATGCGGACGTTCGACGCCATCGGTCGCCCCGACCTCAAGGACGATCCGCGTTTCGCCGACAACGAGAGCCGCCTGGAGAACGTCGAAGAACTCGACGCGATCATTCAGGAGTGGATGACCGACCACACCAGGGAGGAGGTACTCGAGGCGTTCGAGGAACACGACGCGACCATCGCGCCGGTCTACAACGTCGAAGACATCCTCGAGGACGAACACTATCAGGCCCGAGACGCAGTCGTGACCGTCGATGACGACGACCTCGGCGAGGCGCAGGTCCAGAACGCGATCCCGAAGTTCAGCGAGACGCCCGGGCACGTCGAGTACCTCGGGCCCGACCTGGGCGAGCACAACGACGAAGTGTTCGGCGACGTCCTCGGCTACGACGACGACCTCGTCGCGGCCCTCGAATCGGAGGAGGTCATCTGATGGACCTCCCCGAGCGCGCCACCGTCGTCGAGATGCTCCCGCGGGACGGCTTCCAGCGCTATCCCGACTTCGTCCCGACCGAGGAGAAAGTCGAGATCGTCGACGCGCTCTCGACGACCGGCGTCGACGAGATCGAGTTCACCTCGTTCACGCACCCGAAGGCCGTTCCGAGCCTCCGGGACGCCGACGAGGTCGCAGCGCGCATCGAGCGCCGCGAGGACGTCTGTTACCGGGCGCTCGTGCCGAACGCCGTCGGGATGGAGCGTGCGATCGCGGCCGACGTGGACAAGGTCAACGCGCTGGTCGTCGTCAGCGACGCCTACCGCGAGAAGAACCAGGGGATGACCCTGGCGGAGAACCTCGCGGAAGTCGAGGCGATCGTCGAGCTGGCAGACGGCACGGACGTCGAGGTCGAGGCGGGGATCGGGACGAGCTTCTTCTGTCCCTACGAGGGCCGGATCGACCGCGAGCGGACGCTGTCGGTCGTCGATCGCGTCCTCGAGGCCGGCGTCGACGAGGTGACGCTCGCGACGACGATGGGCATGGCCGATCCCCGGCAGGTGACTGAGACTCTGCGGGCGGTGTTCGACGCCCATCCGGACGCGGACGTCGGCCTCCACCTCCACGACACGAACGGGATGAGCCTGGCCAACACGCTCGCCGCGCTCCAGTGTGGCGTCGACCGGTTCGACGCGTCGGTCTGCGGGCTCGGCGGCGGCACCATCCTGCCCGGCGAGCTCACCGACGTCGGAAACACGCCGACCGAGGATCTCGTGAACATGTTCCAGGATATGGGGATCGAGACCGGCGTCGACGCCGATCGCCTCCTGGCGGTCGCGCGGGACGTCGCCAAGCGGCTCGACCTCGGGGCGCCGAGTCACGCCCTGATGGGCGGCACGAGAGCGCAGGTGCTGGCTGCCACCGGCGGCGATACGACGCCACAGCAGTGATACCGATCGCGAACGAACGGCCGAGACGAGAGACCACCCAATGACAGCAAAGACCATCACCGAGAAGATCCTCTCGCGGAAAGCGGGGGCGGACGTCACGGCCGGCGACTTCGTCGAGGCCGATCTCGACGCGATGTTCGCCCACGACGTGACCGGGCCGCTGGCGATCGACGCCTTCGAGGCGGTGACGGACGAGGACGGAACGCTGGTCGCGCCAGAGCGGACCGTCTTCACGCTCGATCACCACGCGCCGGCCGACGGCGTCGAAGCGGCGAACAATCACAACATCGTGCGGGACTTCGCGGCGGCCCAGGGCGCCCACCAGTACGAGATCGACGACGGCATCTGCCACCAGGTGCTGATCGAGGAGGGGTTCGCCGAACCGGGCTCCCTCGTCGTGGGCGCCGATTCGCACACGACCACGTTCGGCGGGATCGGCGCGCTGGGAACCGGCGTCGGCTCGACTGACCTGGGAACGGCGCTCGCGACCGGCGAACTCTGGTTTCGCGTCCCCGAGACGATCCGATTCGAGGTCGCGGGCGACCTCCCCGACGGCGTCTACGCGAAGGACCTCATCCTCACGTTCATCGGCGACGTTGAGTTCGACGGGGCGACGTACATGACCGCCGAGTACGGCGGCAGCGCGATCGAATCGCTCCCCATCCACCAGCGACTCGTCCTCGCGAACATGGCGATCGAGATGGGCGGCAAGGCGGGGATCGTCGAGCCCGACGATCGCGTCGCCGACTTCCTCGCGGCCCAGGCCGACCTCGACGTCTCGATCGATCCCTCGCTTTCGAGCGACGATGACGTGAGCTACGTCGCCTCCTACACCTACGAGGCGGGCGACCTCGCGCCGCAGGTCTCGAAGCCGTCCAATCCCGAGAACGCGGTCGACGTCGGGGCCGTCGCCGGGACCGGGATCGACCAGATATTCGTCGGCACCTGCACGAACGGCCGCTACGAGGATATTCGCGTCGTCGCCGACATCCTCGAGGGCGAGTGCGTGGCCCCCAACACCCGACTGATCGTCGTCCCGGCCTCGCGGACGGTCTACGAGCAGTGCCTCTCGACCGGCGTGCTGGAGACGCTGATCGACGCCGGGGCGATGGTCCAGAGCGCCGGTTGCGGCGCCTGTGCGGGCTACCACCAGGGCGTGCTCGGCGACGACGACGTCTGCCTGGCGACGGCGAACCGCAACTTCCCCGGACGGGAGGGTTCGATGGACAGCCGCGTCTACCTCTCGAGTCCGGCGACGGCGGGCGCCAGCGCGCTGTACGGCGAGATCACCGATCCCCGGACGGTTCGGACGAATCGGTACGACGATCACGCCACGACGGACCTCGGGGTGGTCCGATGACGGACGCCGAGCCCGGGCGCGCGTGGGTCTTCGGCGACGACGTCGACACCGACCAGATCACGCCCTCACGGTTTCTCGTCTCGTCTGACCCGGACGAACTCGCCGACCACGCCTTCAACGACCTCAGACCCGAATTCGCGGGCGCGGTCCGGCCGGGCGACTTCGTGGTCGCCGGCGAGAACTTCGGCTCCGGGTCCTCCCGCGAACACGCCCCGCTCGCGCTGCGTGGCGCGGGCGTGGAGGCCGTCGTGGCGCAGTCGTTCGCCCGGATCTTCTTCCGGAACGCGATCAACATCGGCCTCCCGGTCCTGATCTTCCCCGACGCCGACTGCATCGGCGACGGCGATCGCATCTCCGTCGACGTCGACACTGGCGCGGTCACCAACCACGAGACGAACGAGGAGTATCGGGCGGAATCACTCCCCGACTTTCTCCAGGAGCTCGTCGACGCCGGCGGGCTGAAGCCCTACACGAAGCGAAAGCTGGGCACCCACTCGGATCGATAACGCCCGTTTCGACGAACCTCGAGAACTGTTTGTGAAGCGCCGTCGTCGTTCGGAGACGCCGACGGGCCGGCCCGATATCTGACTGAACCAGTAAATATATGTGGTGAGATTACGATTCTGGTATCATGACGGACGCATTCGTAACTGTCGTCGTCGACGGAGATGCCGGTGAAATCGCGTCGACCCTCTCGGAGATCGACGCCGTGTCCGCGGCCCACCACGTTCGCGGCGAGTACGACGTGCTGGTCGAACTGACGCTCGAGGAACCCGAGCGACTCCAGGAGATCGTCACCGGACTCATCCTGAAGACCGACGGCGTCGAGGACACGACGACGGTCGTCACGCCCGAGCTCGCCGAGCTTCACGAGCCCGAGCCGATCCGGTTGACGCCGGCGAACTGACCGTCTCGCTGCCCGTCGCGACCTCATTGTTCGACCCGGTAGACGACCGATCCGCGAAACGGGAGTGACGATGCACGCTCGGACGTGCCGCTCGACCAGCGAGCATCCAGCAGGTCCGCAGAACGAGTGAGAGAGTTGGGAAACGACCAGCGGCCCGCGTCGCGCCCAGCTGCCGGCGTCAGCGGCGGGCCAGCTGTCAGCGACGGGCTGGTCCTCGAATCACCCGCTCAGATAGGCCGTGACAGTCGATAGCGCCTAGCCCTCCCAGAGGATATCGATTCCCTGGAACGCCATCCCGATGTCGATGACGTAGCCGCGGTGGACGGTAATCGGCACCAGATCGCCGAACAGCGTCTCGTCGAGGTCGAGCGAGGCGGGGCCCTCCCAGACGTGGTCGGCCTCGACCTCGTCGTACGATTCCATGATCACCTGGTCGACGAGCGTCGGCGTCTCCGGCGCCGCGTCGTCGACGTGGTGGCGCCGGCCGATCACGTTGAGGGCGAACGGCCACGGGTGCTCGCTCTCGGGCGTTTCGAGCGTGACGCTACCGGAGAGGCGCGTCTGGCCCTGGAGGGTGGTTGCCGTCTCGAGTTCCATCCCGGCTTCGGGGGTGACGAACTCGGCCAGTTCCGGCGGGAACTCCGGGACCTCGATCGAAGCGAGCGTCGAATCGTGGCCCATCGAGTGGAGTTTCTTCGCCCCCCAGTCGGGCTCCGCGAAGTGTTCCGTGACGTAGGCTCCCTTCCGGCCGTCGAGCTCGCAGGGCAAGGAGATCGACGATTCGCGGAACGTCGAGTCGTGGGGCGGTAACGTCCCCTTCGCGTCGACGATCGTCGGATCCTCGATGATCGCCTCGCCGAAGTAGACCATCGCCTCACCGACGCGGATGGGGTCGAGCGGGTCGGGGATGCGCTCGATCGCGGCGTCCTCGTCCACCTCGACGTGGTAGCCCACCATCGTCTGCCCGCCGTAGCGC
Coding sequences within it:
- a CDS encoding hydroxymethylglutaryl-CoA lyase, which produces MDLPERATVVEMLPRDGFQRYPDFVPTEEKVEIVDALSTTGVDEIEFTSFTHPKAVPSLRDADEVAARIERREDVCYRALVPNAVGMERAIAADVDKVNALVVVSDAYREKNQGMTLAENLAEVEAIVELADGTDVEVEAGIGTSFFCPYEGRIDRERTLSVVDRVLEAGVDEVTLATTMGMADPRQVTETLRAVFDAHPDADVGLHLHDTNGMSLANTLAALQCGVDRFDASVCGLGGGTILPGELTDVGNTPTEDLVNMFQDMGIETGVDADRLLAVARDVAKRLDLGAPSHALMGGTRAQVLAATGGDTTPQQ
- a CDS encoding 3-isopropylmalate dehydratase large subunit, translating into MTAKTITEKILSRKAGADVTAGDFVEADLDAMFAHDVTGPLAIDAFEAVTDEDGTLVAPERTVFTLDHHAPADGVEAANNHNIVRDFAAAQGAHQYEIDDGICHQVLIEEGFAEPGSLVVGADSHTTTFGGIGALGTGVGSTDLGTALATGELWFRVPETIRFEVAGDLPDGVYAKDLILTFIGDVEFDGATYMTAEYGGSAIESLPIHQRLVLANMAIEMGGKAGIVEPDDRVADFLAAQADLDVSIDPSLSSDDDVSYVASYTYEAGDLAPQVSKPSNPENAVDVGAVAGTGIDQIFVGTCTNGRYEDIRVVADILEGECVAPNTRLIVVPASRTVYEQCLSTGVLETLIDAGAMVQSAGCGACAGYHQGVLGDDDVCLATANRNFPGREGSMDSRVYLSSPATAGASALYGEITDPRTVRTNRYDDHATTDLGVVR
- a CDS encoding 3-isopropylmalate dehydratase small subunit; translated protein: MTDAEPGRAWVFGDDVDTDQITPSRFLVSSDPDELADHAFNDLRPEFAGAVRPGDFVVAGENFGSGSSREHAPLALRGAGVEAVVAQSFARIFFRNAINIGLPVLIFPDADCIGDGDRISVDVDTGAVTNHETNEEYRAESLPDFLQELVDAGGLKPYTKRKLGTHSDR
- a CDS encoding Lrp/AsnC ligand binding domain-containing protein, yielding MTDAFVTVVVDGDAGEIASTLSEIDAVSAAHHVRGEYDVLVELTLEEPERLQEIVTGLILKTDGVEDTTTVVTPELAELHEPEPIRLTPAN
- a CDS encoding acetoacetate decarboxylase family protein — translated: MSDTLRYGGQTMVGYHVEVDEDAAIERIPDPLDPIRVGEAMVYFGEAIIEDPTIVDAKGTLPPHDSTFRESSISLPCELDGRKGAYVTEHFAEPDWGAKKLHSMGHDSTLASIEVPEFPPELAEFVTPEAGMELETATTLQGQTRLSGSVTLETPESEHPWPFALNVIGRRHHVDDAAPETPTLVDQVIMESYDEVEADHVWEGPASLDLDETLFGDLVPITVHRGYVIDIGMAFQGIDILWEG